From Salvia splendens isolate huo1 chromosome 16, SspV2, whole genome shotgun sequence, a single genomic window includes:
- the LOC121771255 gene encoding LOW QUALITY PROTEIN: protein SOSEKI 2-like (The sequence of the model RefSeq protein was modified relative to this genomic sequence to represent the inferred CDS: inserted 1 base in 1 codon), whose amino-acid sequence MDVRCVEARMMKPSFKKVQILYYLSRNGHLDHPHYMEVTHLXHQQLRLKDVIDRLTVLRGKAMPSLYSWSCKRIYKNGYVWNDLAQNDAIYPCEGAEYVLKGSELIEGATEKLRHLQISKVPQINNQYDRDEEEEGYTSTFTPRSRRSRGVSTDEFKAPKAELLSETNSFSSPPSTTSSSVSEKTNNEAIGVEKGKDFEDVGHEPLLSRNSMLLSLIACGSSVSFRKAAPPEVARRSGVGGLHKGVVCKSAVKLVVDEDEDVKMIGSMSENPRFGNLQSEEKEYFSGSIVEAIPIEKVEGLKKSSSHNEEKSGMSGLGEAADEEQVQKKGRCMPMKRSCYRQPKK is encoded by the exons atggATGTGAGGTGTGTGGAAGCAAGAATGATGAAGCCATCTTTCAAGAAAGTCCAAATTCTTTACTATCTTTCAAGAAATGGCCATCTCGACCACCCTCATTACATGGAAGTCACTCATC TTCATCAACAACTTCGTTTAAAAG AtgttatagatcgcctcacggTTCTAAGGGGTAAGGCCATGCCTTCCCTCTACTCTTGGTCTTGCAAAAG GATATACAAGAATGGGTATGTGTGGAATGATTTGGCACAAAATGATGCTATTTATCCATGTGAAGGAGCTGAATATGTACTAAAAGGATCTGAATTAATTGAGGGCGCCACtg AGAAATTGCGACATCTTCAAATTAGCAAAGTTCCACAAATCAATAACCAATACGATCGAGATGAGGAGGAAGAAGGATACACTAGCACCTTTACGCCGCGGTCGAGACGCTCGAGGGGGGTCTCGACCGACGAATTCAAGGCTCCGAAGGCTGAATTATTGTCGGAAACCAACTCCTTTTCGTCGCCACCATCGACCACGTCATCCTCCGTCTCTGAGAAGACGAACAATGAAGCGATAGGTGTCGAAAAAGGCAAGGATTTCGAAGATGTTGGCCACGAGCCATTGCTGAGCAGAAACTCTATGCTGCTCAGCCTCATTGCTTGCGGCAGCTCTGTCTCGTTCAGGAAGGCTGCGCCGCCGGAAGTGGCCCGAAGGAGCGGCGTCGGCGGCCTGCATAAAGGG GTTGTATGTAAATCAGCGGTTAAGCTTGTCGTGGACGAGGACGAGGATGTAAAGATGATAGGTTCGATGTCGGAGAATCCGAGGTTTGGGAACTTGCAATCGGAGGAAAAGGAGTATTTCAGCGGTAGCATTGTGGAGGCAATCCCCATCGAAAAAGTTGAAGGATTGAAGAAATCATCATCTCATaatgaagaaaa GAGTGGCATGAGTGGGCTAGGAGAAGCAGCTGATGAGGAACAAGTGCAAAAGAAGGGGAGATGCATGCCAATGAAGAGGTCGTGCTATAGACAGCCCAAGAAATGA